From the Prosthecobacter sp. SYSU 5D2 genome, the window CAGGAGCGCTCCGGCGCCCGCATCCTCCTGGCGCTGAAGGGTTTTTCCATGTTTTCCACCTTTCCTCTGGTGCGCCAGTACCTTCATGGTTGCTGTGCCAGCGGCATCCATGAGGCGATGCTGGCCCATGAGGAATTTGGCAAGGAGCTGCATGTGTATGCCCCTGCTTTCAAGGATGCGGAAATGGACGCGCTGATCCCCATCGCCCATCATCTCAGTTTCAATTCCCCCGCCCAGTGGCAGCGCTTCCGCCCCCGGCTGGAGGCCGCGCGTGCCGCCGGTCTGCATGTGCCGAGCCCCGGGATCCGCGTGAATCCTGAGCATAGCGAGGTGGAGTGCAGCCTCTACGATCCCTGCTCCCCCGGCTGCCGCCTCGGCACCCGTTCCATTCACCTTGAGGATACCGACCTTACCGGCCTTGAAGGCCTGCATTTTCACGCCCTTTGTGAGCAGGATTCCGATGTCCTGGAGCGCACCTTGGCCGCTGTGGAAAAGCGCTTTCCCAAACTCCTCGCCCAGGCCAAGTGGGTGAACATGGGCGGTGGCCACCACATCACCCGCAACGACTACGACGTCGAGCGCCTGGTCCGCGTCATCCGCAGCTTCCGCGAGCGCTGGGGCAAGGAAGTCTATCTGGAGCCTGGGGAAGCCATCGCGCTGAACACCGGCTACCTCATCGCCGAGGTTCAGGACATCGTGCCCACCGACATCCCCACCGCCATCCTGGACACCTCCGCCACCGCCCACATGCCGGATACCCTGGAGATGCCCTATCGCCCGCACGTCATCGGCAGCGACCTGCCCGGCGTCCTCCCCCACACCTACCGCCTGGGTGGCCTCACCTGCCTGGCCGGGGACGTGATCAATGAGTACAGCTTTCCGCAACCCTTGCAGTTAGGCCAAAAGCTCGTCTTCACCGACATGGCCCATTACACCATGGTGAAAACAAGCACCTTCAACGGCGTGCCGCACCCGGACATTGATTTGTACGATCCTGCCACGGGCGAGGTTCGCATTGTACGCCATTTCGGATATGAGGATTTTAAGAGGAAGCTTTCGTGAGGGGTGGAGAAATCCTCGTGGCTGCTAATCGTGTGGTGTATTTGAGATTGAAGTCAATTCTGGAAGCCTTCATCGTGTGGCGATGATGAGAGCTTTTCACCTCTGCACTGCCCTGCTTGCCAATGCGGTGCTCGTTCTCGGAGCGATGGCATCGGGCGAAAAAAGTGGGGCAACTCCTATCTGCCTGACGGCAAACGACCTGTCCATTGCGACAGGCCAGCCCTCGCTGAAACTCATGGCCGGCGGCTCCGTGCAGATCCCCATTTGGTCCTTGTCAGGAGGCACTGCAGGGCAGTCGGTTGCGGGCCTTGTGGCCGGTCTTCCCGGCGATTGCGCCGCTGTGAAGGTGGAGATCGTGGTGATAAACACAGAGACGCCGGCGGAGCCCGGGTTGGAGGATGTTTACCGGGTTCATCTCACGCAGATGGTGGAGGATGCACCCTTCACTACCCGTTACTATCTGGGCACCCCCGTGCGAACCCGGCTTCCCGCCACTCGATTTTGCACCCGGACCATCGTTTTGGAGTCCTGCTACGAGACAGTCCCGAATGCGCCTCTGTGGATTCGTATCCAGCGCGAACCTGGGGATCCTGCCGACACGTTCACTAGGCCCACGGGCCTGGCTGCGGTCAAAGTGACACCCTTGGATGCCCCGCAGAAGCCACAGGTGGTGCAAGATACGAAAGGCTACAACTCGTGGCCGATGATGCAGGCCATCGGGGACAAGCTGGTCTGCGTGTACAGCCGGGGTCAAGGACACACGGTCGGTGAAGACGCCCGCGCCGTTTACTCCCGAACATCCGTGGACGGTGGAAAAACCTGGACGGCCGAAACTGTGGTCGCCAACACGCCACATTACGGTGAGGTCCCGGTCGGCAAGGGGCTGGACTCCTCCGGGCAGATGTTGCTCTGGATACGCCGTGTCGGGAAGGAATGGCAGCACGATCTTTACCGCAGTACGGATGGAGTGAAGTTCGTCCTTGTGGCGACGCCTCCACTTCCCGTGAAG encodes:
- a CDS encoding sialidase family protein, whose amino-acid sequence is MMRAFHLCTALLANAVLVLGAMASGEKSGATPICLTANDLSIATGQPSLKLMAGGSVQIPIWSLSGGTAGQSVAGLVAGLPGDCAAVKVEIVVINTETPAEPGLEDVYRVHLTQMVEDAPFTTRYYLGTPVRTRLPATRFCTRTIVLESCYETVPNAPLWIRIQREPGDPADTFTRPTGLAAVKVTPLDAPQKPQVVQDTKGYNSWPMMQAIGDKLVCVYSRGQGHTVGEDARAVYSRTSVDGGKTWTAETVVANTPHYGEVPVGKGLDSSGQMLLWIRRVGKEWQHDLYRSTDGVKFVLVATPPLPVKPVQITDIFEVPTVGLMALWFGGSYKEEEGHSWGTLTSRDNGATWHQITIESDLLKAQWPTEPAAVYLGDGKILAIARTELAVNTTERAQFQMVSTDYGATWTRHRTNIGDVTNSTPSLILDAGTGLLSNYYYQRGKGALRRRVVDAGRIFNSPLRWPASEVVAEGSQVKFDAGNVNATAIKGTHYLSFYSGKAPDTAVLVSELPAPSH
- the nspC gene encoding carboxynorspermidine decarboxylase codes for the protein MAPTPPHVFEQPAPAFDVSQVETPAYVVDLGLLKRNLEKLADVQERSGARILLALKGFSMFSTFPLVRQYLHGCCASGIHEAMLAHEEFGKELHVYAPAFKDAEMDALIPIAHHLSFNSPAQWQRFRPRLEAARAAGLHVPSPGIRVNPEHSEVECSLYDPCSPGCRLGTRSIHLEDTDLTGLEGLHFHALCEQDSDVLERTLAAVEKRFPKLLAQAKWVNMGGGHHITRNDYDVERLVRVIRSFRERWGKEVYLEPGEAIALNTGYLIAEVQDIVPTDIPTAILDTSATAHMPDTLEMPYRPHVIGSDLPGVLPHTYRLGGLTCLAGDVINEYSFPQPLQLGQKLVFTDMAHYTMVKTSTFNGVPHPDIDLYDPATGEVRIVRHFGYEDFKRKLS